The following DNA comes from Deinococcus sp. NW-56.
CGTCCACGGCCGTTCCCAGATCCCCGATTTTCGAACCCATAGCCGCGAACACGAGGACGTTGGCCGGTTTGATGTCATTGTGGGCAAACTTCGAGGTGTGGAGTTGGTGCAGACCCACCGCCACATGATGAACGCACCGCAACAGCCAGACGTCGTCGATGGTTGTCGCTTCCAGATGGTCGCGGACATCGCCGTCCGCCCGGTCGAAAATGATGTACGGGACCGGCACGAGGGCGCCTGGAACCCGGTGTTCCCCATGGTCAATCGCGTGCACCACCCGGCTCAGCCGCATATCACAGCACTGCTCGAGCAAGCTCACCTCGAAATTGAATTGCTCGGTGACCTCCTGAAGGGCCCTCATGACGTGCTGGGCCTGGATGAGTCGGGACAGGTCGATGGCTTTGAGAAACCCCTGGTGTCCGTCGGCGCGTTCGGCGAAGTACCCGACCGATTGATGCCCGCCCGCGGGTTGTCCCCTGACTGTGGTCGCCCGGCCCGTCACGCGCCAACCGCCGTCCAGGGTTAGCCCGTCCAGAAACAAGGCGGGGTGCGTGCTGATGGTGGGCAAAGCCGCGGGTAACGTCATGACACGAACTCCTCCAGTTACGGAACTGGTGAGCATTCTCGCGCAAAGGACGCTGCTGGGGAAGCGCAGTTGCCGGGAACAGCCGTGCTTCCCCGAGCGTTCACTGCGGGTGTGGCAGCTCCGGGCTCAGGGGCATGCTCCAGTGGAAGGAGGCCCCTTGCCCGGGCCTGGAATTCACCCTGAGGTCGCCCTGCATCGCCCGGGCCAGACCGCGGGCGATCGTCAGCCCCATGCCACTCCCATCACCCCGTGTCCGGGCAAGGTCCGCACGGAAGAAACGCTCGAAGACG
Coding sequences within:
- a CDS encoding protein kinase, with translation MTLPAALPTISTHPALFLDGLTLDGGWRVTGRATTVRGQPAGGHQSVGYFAERADGHQGFLKAIDLSRLIQAQHVMRALQEVTEQFNFEVSLLEQCCDMRLSRVVHAIDHGEHRVPGALVPVPYIIFDRADGDVRDHLEATTIDDVWLLRCVHHVAVGLHQLHTSKFAHNDIKPANVLVFAAMGSKIGDLGTAVDASGMSPHGDKAFAGSWDCAPPEVPYLAEPADAWQHGRRCDLYMLGGLITFLFTHQHFNTFLKQELSEDMLPLFWGGDFTGSFEEALPHLLGAYDRASRNVDDTLRARLPGTVATEVLQSVRELCHPEPARRGHPRNLSGLNPLGLERYISLYDRLVLKASLARARQNTP